A stretch of Corallococcus macrosporus DNA encodes these proteins:
- a CDS encoding fatty acid desaturase produces the protein MTNPTRVTFGQRDASFAEDLKRRVSEYFETRNLSQRANKAMYVKALSILGFTAGVYGLLLSGHFNAWGMLALAVLMGVAIAGIGFCIGHDGVHGSYSDNAKVNAVVGFAFDLIGANSYMWRITHNVLHHTYTNIQGMDEDLTVSPQLRLSPHSEWKPYHRFQHLYAFTAYSFTTVFWVFAKDYKYFFQKDLGPYKGKKHAPAEWARLLAMKAVYYGWTLVIPWLVLDITWWQFVVGQLAMHLTAGFILGIVFQLAHVVEDAEYPVPDTDGKVEDAWMVHQLRTTANFARKNRLLSWYVGGLNFQVEHHLFPKVCSIHYPALSEIVKATAQEHGLPYIEAVTFRGAVASHYRMLKLLGRPPAADAIPEQPKPDLAVAA, from the coding sequence GTGACAAACCCAACCCGTGTGACCTTTGGCCAGCGCGATGCCTCCTTCGCGGAGGACCTGAAGCGACGCGTCTCCGAATACTTCGAGACCCGGAACCTTTCGCAGCGGGCCAACAAGGCCATGTACGTGAAGGCCCTGTCCATCCTGGGCTTCACCGCGGGCGTCTACGGCCTGCTGCTCAGCGGCCACTTCAACGCCTGGGGCATGCTGGCCCTGGCGGTGCTGATGGGTGTGGCCATCGCGGGCATCGGGTTCTGCATCGGCCATGACGGCGTGCACGGTTCCTACAGCGACAACGCGAAGGTGAACGCCGTGGTGGGCTTCGCGTTCGACCTCATCGGCGCGAACAGCTACATGTGGCGCATCACCCACAACGTCCTGCACCACACGTACACCAACATCCAGGGCATGGACGAGGACCTGACGGTGAGCCCGCAGCTGCGGCTGTCGCCGCACAGCGAGTGGAAGCCGTACCACCGCTTCCAGCACCTGTACGCGTTCACCGCGTACTCGTTCACCACGGTCTTCTGGGTGTTCGCGAAGGACTACAAGTACTTCTTCCAGAAGGACCTGGGCCCCTACAAGGGCAAGAAGCACGCGCCGGCCGAGTGGGCCCGCCTGCTGGCGATGAAGGCCGTGTACTACGGCTGGACGCTGGTGATTCCGTGGCTGGTGCTGGACATCACCTGGTGGCAGTTCGTGGTGGGGCAGCTGGCCATGCACCTGACGGCGGGCTTCATCCTGGGCATCGTCTTCCAGCTGGCCCACGTGGTGGAGGACGCGGAGTACCCCGTGCCGGACACCGACGGCAAGGTGGAGGACGCGTGGATGGTGCACCAGCTGCGCACCACCGCGAACTTCGCCCGCAAGAACCGCCTGCTGAGCTGGTACGTGGGCGGCCTCAACTTCCAGGTGGAGCACCACCTGTTCCCCAAGGTGTGCAGCATCCACTACCCGGCGCTGAGCGAGATCGTGAAGGCCACCGCCCAGGAGCATGGCCTGCCCTACATCGAGGCGGTGACCTTCCGCGGCGCCGTGGCGTCGCACTACCGGATGCTCAAGCTGCTGGGCCGTCCGCCCGCCGCGGACGCCATCCCCGAGCAGCCGAAGCCGGACCTCGCCGTGGCCGCCTGA
- a CDS encoding MotA/TolQ/ExbB proton channel family protein, producing MNLGFVANLSVLANAGGSNETFLQELGRRWESGQAGMYPIAVCLVIALSIIIERSIVLFGKASINKEGFLRGLKKHIYAGDLDKAINYVAGQKSTPLTNVIKAGLMNVPKGQEEVQAALDEASLRETPRLEARTGYLAMLGNAAMLAGLLGTVNGLITCFEAVANVNPADKATILANGISEAMNCTGFGLLTAIPALIAFSVLMGRTQGLINDINETSVSVLNLIVANRDKFKNLNIPASAHAEE from the coding sequence ATGAACCTGGGGTTTGTAGCCAATCTGTCCGTCCTCGCCAACGCCGGCGGAAGCAATGAGACCTTCCTGCAGGAGCTGGGGCGCCGCTGGGAGTCCGGTCAGGCCGGCATGTACCCCATCGCGGTCTGTCTGGTGATCGCGCTCTCCATCATCATCGAGCGCAGCATCGTCCTGTTCGGCAAGGCCTCCATCAACAAGGAGGGCTTCCTGCGCGGCCTGAAGAAGCACATCTACGCGGGCGACCTGGACAAGGCCATCAACTACGTGGCGGGCCAGAAGAGCACCCCGCTGACCAACGTCATCAAGGCCGGCCTGATGAACGTGCCGAAGGGCCAGGAAGAGGTCCAGGCGGCGCTCGACGAGGCCAGCCTGCGTGAGACGCCCCGCCTGGAGGCGCGCACGGGCTACCTGGCGATGCTCGGCAACGCGGCGATGCTCGCGGGCCTCCTGGGGACGGTGAACGGTCTCATCACCTGCTTCGAGGCGGTGGCGAACGTGAACCCGGCCGACAAGGCCACCATTCTGGCGAACGGCATCTCTGAAGCCATGAACTGCACGGGCTTCGGTCTGCTCACGGCCATCCCGGCGCTGATCGCCTTCTCCGTGCTGATGGGCCGCACCCAGGGCCTCATCAACGACATCAACGAGACCAGCGTCTCCGTGCTGAACCTCATCGTCGCCAACCGCGACAAGTTCAAGAACCTGAACATTCCGGCCTCCGCCCACGCCGAGGAGTAG
- a CDS encoding ExbD/TolR family protein encodes MGIKVPGKRYGKRLEHSKVFGHGGHGKKNGNADLLITPLVDMFVIIVLFLIANFSATGEVLMMTKDIVLPEAVNVKEVEMHPVVMVSNDQVSVSGTIVGRVEDLTKDEYLNIPALEEKLRDMKKQFEDLHSMAGGGETFKGDVNIQANKDVQFKVIKRVMFSCATAGYGNINFAVIQAGGAAAGEKTAAVTP; translated from the coding sequence ATGGGCATCAAGGTTCCCGGTAAGCGGTACGGCAAGCGGCTGGAGCACTCCAAGGTCTTCGGCCACGGCGGTCACGGCAAGAAGAACGGCAACGCCGACCTGCTCATCACCCCGCTCGTCGACATGTTCGTCATCATCGTGCTCTTCCTCATCGCGAACTTCTCCGCGACGGGCGAGGTGCTGATGATGACCAAGGACATCGTCCTTCCCGAAGCGGTCAACGTGAAGGAAGTGGAGATGCACCCGGTGGTGATGGTGTCCAACGACCAGGTCAGCGTGTCGGGCACCATCGTGGGCCGGGTGGAGGACCTCACCAAGGACGAGTACCTCAACATCCCCGCGCTGGAAGAGAAGCTGCGGGACATGAAGAAGCAGTTCGAGGACCTGCACTCCATGGCCGGCGGTGGCGAGACCTTCAAGGGCGACGTCAACATCCAGGCCAACAAGGACGTCCAGTTCAAGGTCATCAAGCGGGTGATGTTCAGCTGCGCCACGGCCGGCTACGGCAACATCAACTTCGCCGTCATCCAGGCCGGTGGCGCCGCCGCCGGTGAGAAGACGGCCGCCGTCACCCCGTAA
- a CDS encoding right-handed parallel beta-helix repeat-containing protein, whose protein sequence is MRFRLTLTTLVCATGMLAGTVGCTGKVEPAPATAAPPGTSSPPIVTPPQRPQPPADAGTSPGVDGGATPDAGVTPTDPPADPVDPPPTEPQEPEPPPPAESQYTRVLWVSPSGNDSAAGTQALPLRTVARALSLVKPGEAVFLLSGTWREPVQLTERGGTASKPLTLRAAPGATATLKGGSIGRTALVDVSGAYWNLQGLTVDVGGERTFAVMWRGAGAHHGVLKDSVLKNGTEGSGVYVTDKAHDVLIENNDISHFDQGEVDSHGVTVQTSASNVVVRGNDIHHNSGDGVQCLGPEGGATNPGTPFDNLLVEDNRLHDNRENGADIKTCTRVTLRGNTVYNHRAVSTAAGEGIIVHMSPSDVTLEDNVFYANARAIQIGGNREGAPPTRVILRRNVIHDGLGEAEGEEGTGIRVDASVDVKVQHNTVWNLSGACLIFGAGSNGSSQGLDVRNNIFAGCGTAARAGSGRSGAVVDGNLYFRSGGAVSFHLDGATVSLADWRSKAGLDKRSQERAPGFVDTGADDYQLAAQSPAREAGLSLGLPFCGAAPDQGAFESGCP, encoded by the coding sequence ATGCGCTTCCGCCTGACCCTGACGACCCTCGTCTGCGCCACCGGGATGCTTGCTGGCACCGTCGGCTGTACCGGCAAGGTCGAACCCGCGCCCGCGACAGCCGCGCCTCCGGGCACGTCCAGCCCACCCATCGTCACGCCGCCCCAGCGGCCCCAGCCGCCCGCCGACGCGGGCACGAGCCCCGGTGTGGACGGTGGTGCCACCCCAGATGCCGGTGTCACGCCGACGGATCCGCCCGCGGACCCGGTGGACCCCCCGCCCACGGAGCCGCAGGAGCCGGAGCCTCCGCCTCCCGCCGAATCGCAGTACACGCGCGTGCTCTGGGTGTCCCCCAGCGGCAACGACTCCGCGGCGGGCACGCAGGCGCTGCCCCTGCGCACGGTGGCGCGCGCGCTGTCGCTGGTGAAGCCCGGTGAAGCCGTGTTCCTCCTGTCCGGCACGTGGCGTGAGCCCGTGCAGTTGACGGAGCGCGGGGGCACGGCCTCGAAGCCGCTGACGCTGAGGGCCGCGCCGGGCGCCACGGCCACCCTCAAGGGCGGCTCCATTGGCAGGACGGCGCTGGTGGACGTGAGCGGCGCGTACTGGAACCTCCAGGGGCTCACGGTGGACGTGGGCGGCGAGCGCACGTTCGCGGTGATGTGGCGCGGCGCGGGCGCGCACCACGGCGTGCTCAAGGACAGCGTCCTGAAGAACGGCACGGAGGGCTCGGGCGTCTACGTGACGGACAAGGCGCACGACGTCCTCATCGAGAACAACGACATCTCCCACTTCGACCAGGGCGAGGTGGACAGCCACGGCGTCACGGTGCAGACCTCCGCGAGCAACGTGGTGGTGCGCGGCAATGACATCCACCACAACTCCGGCGACGGCGTGCAGTGCCTGGGGCCGGAGGGCGGCGCCACCAACCCGGGCACGCCGTTCGACAACCTGCTGGTGGAGGACAACCGGCTGCACGACAACCGGGAGAACGGCGCGGACATCAAGACGTGCACCCGCGTCACGCTGCGCGGCAACACCGTCTACAACCACCGCGCCGTGTCCACCGCAGCGGGCGAGGGCATCATCGTCCACATGTCCCCGTCCGACGTCACGCTGGAGGACAACGTCTTCTACGCCAACGCGCGCGCCATCCAGATTGGCGGCAACCGCGAGGGGGCGCCTCCCACGCGCGTCATCCTCCGCCGCAATGTCATCCACGACGGCCTGGGCGAAGCCGAAGGCGAGGAGGGCACCGGCATCCGCGTGGACGCGTCCGTGGACGTGAAGGTGCAGCACAACACCGTGTGGAACCTGAGCGGTGCGTGCCTCATCTTCGGCGCGGGCTCCAACGGCTCCAGCCAGGGCCTGGACGTGCGCAACAACATCTTCGCTGGCTGCGGCACCGCCGCGCGCGCGGGCTCCGGCCGGAGCGGCGCGGTGGTGGACGGCAACCTGTACTTCCGCAGCGGCGGCGCGGTGTCCTTCCACCTGGATGGCGCCACCGTGAGCTTGGCGGACTGGCGCTCGAAGGCCGGCCTGGACAAGCGCTCCCAGGAGCGCGCCCCCGGCTTCGTGGACACCGGCGCGGACGACTACCAGCTGGCGGCGCAGTCCCCCGCGCGCGAGGCGGGCCTGTCCCTGGGGCTGCCCTTCTGCGGCGCGGCGCCGGACCAGGGCGCGTTCGAGTCAGGCTGCCCCTGA
- a CDS encoding PAS domain S-box protein yields the protein MSAPSEPAFGIVLVPPGSVAREPLNACAERAGLRVVDDPDDASLALVDLTAPGCGPAVVELLTSLNGPHLTLIAVVSPEPRGFAAVDTLRPADIVTHQGLPHELTWRLQRAAERHREREEQARSQTDLALLLELTADYAESSDVEALLHGVTRRLAEQLDIARATLVMVGGGVDEGVIVAASDDPGMKDLRIDLARYPEIREVVRTGKPVVMQEAATHPLLGDLERRAVAARGIHAIAALPLPIRGQVRGVLLLRAAGRRRAFSTREIDFLTTVAHATAVALRSASVLQSVQTARLAAEEKAASFKPYQLFFAHVSEGVAILDDEAAVLSLNPAGAQMLDTSAGEARGKHLNQITQPVDDGVLMELVTSASRGEARMGVDVVVRTPAGRCLTLSMSAAPLRDEDAATILSFRDVTHARKLEDELRNTKDFLERLIDSSVDAIIAADLKGRIILFNKGAEAMCGYTAQEAQEKLNALQLYPPGVAQRIMAQLRGPDLGGKGRLSLTRQELMHRSGERVPVNMTASIVYEGGRESFTVGIFTDLRDRVQLERKLSDVETRLEESEKNAVIVALAGTAAHELNQPLTSVMGYAELLKRKLKEEDFAFRPVDIIYREAERMAEIVRKIGKITRFEVKSYVGAQQILDLDKASSHEE from the coding sequence GTGTCGGCCCCGTCGGAACCCGCCTTCGGCATCGTCCTGGTCCCCCCGGGGTCGGTGGCCCGAGAACCCCTGAACGCCTGCGCGGAACGCGCGGGCCTGCGCGTGGTGGACGACCCGGACGACGCCTCGCTGGCGCTGGTGGACCTCACCGCGCCCGGCTGCGGCCCCGCCGTGGTGGAGCTGCTCACGTCCCTCAACGGGCCGCACCTCACGCTCATCGCGGTGGTGTCCCCGGAGCCGCGCGGCTTCGCCGCCGTGGACACGCTGCGCCCCGCGGACATCGTCACGCACCAGGGGCTGCCGCACGAGCTCACCTGGCGCCTGCAGCGCGCCGCGGAGCGCCACCGCGAGCGCGAGGAGCAGGCCCGCAGCCAGACGGACCTGGCGCTGCTCCTGGAGCTCACCGCCGACTACGCGGAGAGCTCCGACGTGGAAGCGCTCCTGCACGGCGTGACGCGGCGCCTGGCGGAGCAGCTGGACATCGCGCGCGCCACGCTGGTGATGGTGGGCGGCGGCGTGGACGAGGGCGTCATCGTCGCCGCCAGCGACGACCCGGGCATGAAGGACCTGCGCATCGACCTGGCGCGCTATCCCGAAATCCGTGAGGTCGTGCGCACCGGCAAGCCCGTCGTGATGCAGGAGGCCGCCACGCACCCGCTGCTGGGCGACCTGGAGCGCCGGGCCGTGGCCGCGCGAGGCATCCACGCCATCGCCGCGCTGCCCCTGCCCATCCGAGGCCAGGTGCGCGGCGTGCTGCTGTTGCGCGCGGCCGGACGCCGGCGCGCGTTCAGCACGCGCGAAATCGACTTCCTCACCACGGTGGCCCACGCCACGGCGGTGGCGCTGCGCAGCGCCTCGGTGCTCCAGTCCGTGCAGACGGCGCGGCTGGCCGCGGAGGAGAAGGCCGCGTCCTTCAAGCCCTACCAGCTCTTCTTCGCCCACGTGAGCGAGGGCGTGGCCATCCTCGACGACGAGGCCGCCGTGCTGTCGCTCAACCCCGCGGGCGCGCAGATGCTGGACACGTCCGCCGGCGAGGCGCGGGGCAAGCACCTGAATCAAATCACGCAGCCGGTGGACGACGGCGTGCTGATGGAGCTGGTGACGTCCGCGTCGCGCGGCGAGGCGCGCATGGGCGTGGACGTGGTGGTGCGCACGCCCGCGGGCCGGTGCCTCACGCTGTCCATGTCCGCCGCGCCGCTGCGTGACGAGGACGCGGCCACCATCCTGTCCTTCCGCGACGTGACGCACGCGCGCAAGCTGGAGGACGAGCTGCGCAACACGAAGGACTTCCTGGAGCGGCTCATCGACTCGTCGGTGGACGCCATCATCGCGGCCGACCTGAAGGGGCGCATCATCCTCTTCAACAAGGGCGCGGAGGCCATGTGCGGCTACACCGCGCAGGAGGCCCAGGAGAAGCTCAACGCGCTCCAGCTCTACCCGCCCGGCGTCGCCCAGCGCATCATGGCCCAGCTGCGCGGGCCGGACCTGGGCGGCAAGGGACGGCTGTCGCTCACGCGCCAGGAGCTGATGCACCGCTCCGGCGAGCGCGTGCCCGTGAACATGACGGCCTCCATCGTCTACGAGGGCGGCCGCGAGTCCTTCACCGTGGGCATCTTCACGGACCTCCGGGACCGCGTGCAGCTGGAGCGCAAGCTGTCCGACGTGGAGACGCGGCTGGAGGAGAGCGAGAAGAACGCCGTCATCGTCGCGCTCGCCGGCACCGCGGCCCATGAGCTCAACCAGCCCCTCACCTCCGTGATGGGCTACGCGGAGCTGCTCAAGCGCAAGCTCAAGGAGGAGGACTTCGCCTTCAGGCCGGTGGACATCATCTACCGCGAGGCGGAGCGCATGGCGGAGATCGTCCGGAAGATCGGGAAGATCACTCGCTTCGAGGTGAAGTCGTACGTGGGGGCGCAGCAGATCCTCGACTTGGACAAGGCCAGCTCCCATGAAGAGTGA
- a CDS encoding HAD family hydrolase: protein MLLRAVLFDLDGTLVDSLGDIATAMNHALTQHGLPPHPEAAYLRFVGEGVAKLAERATGGAAPEVQGQVLSTYHAYYDAHLFDRTRAYPGVEDALVALAADGVRLGVLSNKSDDFVKRLAARLLPAVRFTAVYGERPGIPRKPDPTAALALAAELGAPPAACGFVGDTSVDMDTAKAAGMYGVGVTWGFRTAEELHAHGARAVVSSAGGLLDALRSAGA, encoded by the coding sequence ATGCTCCTGCGCGCCGTGCTCTTCGACCTGGATGGGACGCTGGTGGACTCGCTGGGGGACATCGCCACGGCGATGAACCACGCCCTCACACAGCACGGCCTGCCGCCGCACCCGGAGGCCGCCTACCTGCGCTTCGTGGGAGAAGGCGTGGCGAAGCTCGCGGAGCGGGCCACCGGCGGCGCGGCGCCTGAAGTCCAGGGGCAGGTGCTGTCCACGTACCACGCCTACTACGACGCCCACCTGTTCGACCGCACGCGCGCCTACCCGGGCGTGGAGGACGCGCTCGTGGCGCTGGCGGCGGACGGCGTGCGGCTGGGCGTGCTCAGCAACAAGTCCGACGACTTCGTGAAGCGGCTTGCGGCGCGGCTGCTGCCGGCGGTGCGCTTCACGGCCGTGTACGGCGAGCGGCCGGGCATCCCTCGCAAGCCGGATCCCACCGCCGCGCTGGCGCTGGCGGCGGAGCTGGGCGCGCCGCCGGCCGCGTGCGGCTTCGTGGGGGACACCTCCGTGGACATGGACACCGCGAAGGCCGCGGGCATGTACGGCGTGGGCGTCACCTGGGGCTTCCGCACCGCGGAGGAGCTGCACGCGCACGGGGCGCGCGCGGTGGTCTCCTCGGCGGGCGGGCTGCTGGACGCGCTGAGGTCCGCGGGGGCCTGA
- a CDS encoding cold-shock protein, with amino-acid sequence MASGTVKWFNDAKGFGFITQDSGGPDVFCHHTAIQSDGFRTLAEGQKVEFDVKKGPKGLQAENVRPVG; translated from the coding sequence ATGGCAAGTGGTACGGTGAAGTGGTTCAATGATGCGAAGGGCTTTGGTTTCATCACGCAGGACAGCGGTGGTCCGGACGTGTTCTGCCACCACACGGCCATCCAGTCGGACGGCTTCCGCACCCTGGCCGAGGGCCAGAAGGTGGAGTTCGACGTGAAGAAGGGCCCCAAGGGGCTCCAGGCGGAGAACGTCCGCCCGGTCGGCTGA
- a CDS encoding ExbD/TolR family protein, with protein sequence MAGGMDLGTGGKGGKKPLDTAINMVPFIDLMAVTISFLIMTAVWTQIGRLQVSQAGGASTDEQQEEEKTKTVQLTLLVSATEMRLTADQSAFDPIPLTRDDKGRPDLTKLVARFKELKAQLPDQSAITLQTEDMVRYEDLVRIIDECIGSGLPQVSVSAAMG encoded by the coding sequence ATGGCCGGCGGAATGGACCTGGGCACCGGTGGAAAGGGTGGCAAGAAGCCGCTCGATACCGCCATCAACATGGTGCCCTTCATCGACCTGATGGCAGTGACCATCAGCTTCCTCATCATGACGGCGGTCTGGACCCAGATTGGCCGTCTCCAGGTGTCGCAGGCCGGCGGGGCCTCCACGGACGAGCAGCAGGAGGAGGAGAAGACCAAGACGGTCCAGCTCACCCTCCTGGTGTCCGCCACGGAGATGCGCCTCACCGCCGACCAGAGCGCCTTCGACCCCATTCCCCTCACCCGGGATGACAAGGGCCGGCCGGACCTGACCAAGCTGGTGGCGCGCTTCAAGGAGTTGAAGGCGCAGCTGCCGGACCAGTCCGCCATCACCCTTCAGACCGAGGACATGGTCCGTTACGAGGACCTGGTCCGCATCATCGACGAGTGCATCGGCTCCGGGTTGCCCCAGGTGTCGGTCTCCGCGGCGATGGGCTAA
- a CDS encoding ATP-binding protein, giving the protein MKSEVRAVRPSGTLAPDAFQAFFDALDEPAAVCDVSLRIAAVNPALRRFCAAHDISVDVLAEALAGAVAPEDGQSHEVDLVLQSGTSLVLALSRRADTVAVRARVDTEVISGRLVVAERALLEQARTEGVLLDLGRSVAEAGGEEELVAAVARGVKELFPGRAFCIRIVDARSGGLTSLYAEGRLKEGAHEPLVLFQRSVEKTNLTVTALPQGRVSISEEVPLLFHGSTRAVSAPLVASGQLFGAINMEYPEGLDADPAHDERVLLQLASQVAVAVKNAKLIDELTFVRKYLEELLEKANALILVVNRDKQVVVFNQALSALTGLSKEQVLGRDLSSLVASSEQLRLAPVLAAAMRGESVNNFETRLLTRDGGEVRVSFATSSMLTQPGEVEGVIAIGQDVTVVKELEKRIIHAEKLASIGQLAASVVHEINNPMTAVATYADALLQRSRMTPGANPADQEKLKKILESSHRILRFTRDLVSYARPAQDRPERVSLNAVVDMAVGFCEHVVSQARVSVQREYASDVPPLAAVRANLVQVFVNLITNACHAMQPGGQVYLSTLQEGTEAVVRVRDTGTGIEPRNLSRIFEPFFTTKPEGKGTGLGLSICQGIVENHGGRLTVESTMGQGTTFTVRLPVAAD; this is encoded by the coding sequence ATGAAGAGTGAGGTCCGCGCCGTGCGTCCGTCCGGAACCCTGGCCCCCGACGCCTTCCAGGCCTTCTTCGACGCGCTCGACGAGCCCGCCGCCGTCTGCGACGTGTCCCTGCGCATCGCGGCCGTGAACCCCGCGCTGCGCCGCTTCTGCGCGGCGCATGACATCTCCGTGGACGTGCTGGCGGAGGCCCTGGCGGGCGCCGTCGCGCCGGAGGACGGGCAGTCCCACGAGGTCGACCTCGTGCTCCAGAGCGGCACCTCGCTGGTGCTCGCCCTGTCGCGCCGCGCGGACACCGTGGCGGTGCGCGCCCGCGTGGACACGGAGGTCATCAGCGGCCGGCTGGTGGTCGCGGAGCGGGCCCTGCTGGAGCAGGCGCGCACCGAGGGCGTGCTCCTGGACCTGGGCCGCAGCGTGGCGGAAGCCGGCGGCGAGGAGGAGCTGGTGGCCGCGGTGGCGCGCGGCGTGAAGGAGCTGTTCCCCGGCCGCGCCTTCTGCATCCGCATCGTGGACGCGCGCTCCGGCGGCCTCACGTCGCTCTACGCCGAAGGCCGCCTGAAGGAAGGCGCGCACGAACCGCTGGTCCTCTTCCAGCGCTCCGTGGAGAAGACGAACCTCACCGTGACGGCGCTGCCGCAGGGCAGGGTGTCCATCTCCGAAGAGGTCCCGCTGCTCTTCCACGGCAGCACCCGCGCGGTGAGCGCGCCCCTGGTCGCGAGCGGCCAGCTCTTCGGCGCCATCAACATGGAGTACCCGGAGGGGCTGGACGCGGACCCCGCGCACGACGAGCGCGTGCTGCTCCAGTTGGCCAGCCAGGTCGCCGTGGCGGTGAAGAACGCGAAGCTCATCGACGAGCTGACGTTCGTGCGCAAGTACCTGGAGGAGCTGCTGGAGAAGGCCAACGCGCTCATCCTGGTGGTCAACCGGGACAAGCAGGTCGTGGTCTTCAACCAGGCGCTGAGCGCGCTCACCGGCCTGTCCAAGGAGCAGGTGCTGGGCCGGGATTTGTCCTCGCTGGTGGCGTCCAGCGAGCAGTTGCGCCTGGCGCCCGTGCTGGCCGCGGCCATGCGCGGCGAGTCCGTGAACAACTTCGAGACGCGCCTGCTCACCCGCGACGGCGGCGAGGTGCGCGTGTCCTTCGCCACCTCCTCCATGCTCACCCAGCCCGGGGAGGTGGAGGGCGTCATCGCCATTGGCCAGGACGTCACGGTGGTGAAGGAGCTGGAGAAGCGCATCATCCACGCGGAGAAGCTGGCCTCCATCGGGCAGCTCGCCGCCAGCGTGGTGCATGAAATCAACAACCCCATGACGGCGGTGGCCACCTACGCGGACGCGCTGCTCCAGCGCTCGCGGATGACGCCGGGCGCGAACCCCGCGGACCAGGAGAAGCTGAAGAAGATATTGGAGAGCAGCCACCGCATCCTGCGCTTCACCCGCGACCTGGTGAGCTACGCGCGGCCCGCGCAGGACCGGCCGGAGCGCGTGTCGCTCAACGCCGTCGTGGACATGGCGGTGGGCTTCTGCGAGCACGTCGTGTCCCAGGCCCGCGTCAGCGTGCAGCGCGAGTACGCCAGCGACGTGCCGCCCCTGGCCGCCGTGCGCGCCAACCTGGTGCAGGTGTTCGTCAACCTCATCACCAACGCCTGCCACGCCATGCAGCCCGGCGGACAGGTGTACCTGTCCACGCTCCAGGAGGGCACGGAGGCGGTGGTGCGCGTGCGCGACACCGGCACCGGCATCGAGCCGCGCAACCTGTCGCGCATCTTCGAGCCCTTCTTCACCACCAAGCCCGAAGGAAAGGGCACGGGCCTGGGCCTGTCCATCTGCCAGGGCATCGTGGAGAACCACGGCGGACGCCTCACCGTGGAGAGCACGATGGGGCAGGGCACCACCTTCACGGTGCGCCTGCCCGTGGCCGCAGACTGA
- a CDS encoding general secretion pathway protein GspE, which translates to MARKRIGELLVERGAITPAQLEAGLAAQRQTRQRLGVTLIGQGAITEATLAQALSEALGMPQVDLAAITPDWAAVHLLRARFCEQHDLFPYALENVGGRRQLVVAMADPLNITAIEEIEFTSGLKVSGRVTALSAVRGAILRYYHKVPVATGPRPAPARPPARPAPAPARPAVEEDDEEVIVGEELPAAEKTQRTSLADLIREREEQAKRKRGGAGAGDKGKAKAPSSGGGVLDDLDYLFGQAAREEPDRLEELERRFWALMRIMARKGLLTNEEFRRELDDEGGEG; encoded by the coding sequence ATGGCCAGGAAGCGCATTGGTGAGCTGCTGGTGGAACGCGGCGCGATCACCCCCGCCCAACTGGAGGCGGGGCTCGCGGCGCAACGACAGACGCGGCAGCGGCTGGGGGTGACGCTCATCGGGCAGGGCGCCATCACGGAGGCCACGCTCGCCCAGGCGCTCAGTGAGGCCCTGGGGATGCCGCAGGTGGACCTGGCGGCGATCACCCCGGACTGGGCGGCGGTGCACCTCTTGCGTGCGCGCTTCTGCGAACAGCACGACCTGTTCCCCTACGCGCTGGAGAACGTGGGCGGCCGGCGCCAGCTGGTGGTGGCCATGGCGGATCCGCTGAACATCACCGCCATCGAGGAGATTGAGTTCACCAGCGGCCTGAAGGTCAGCGGCCGGGTGACGGCGCTGTCCGCGGTGCGCGGCGCCATCCTGCGCTACTACCACAAGGTCCCCGTGGCCACGGGCCCCCGCCCTGCCCCGGCGCGTCCGCCTGCAAGACCCGCTCCGGCTCCCGCGCGCCCCGCCGTGGAGGAGGACGACGAGGAGGTCATCGTCGGCGAGGAGCTGCCGGCGGCGGAGAAGACGCAGCGCACGTCGCTGGCGGACCTCATCCGCGAGCGCGAGGAGCAGGCGAAGCGCAAGCGCGGCGGCGCGGGCGCGGGGGACAAGGGCAAGGCGAAGGCGCCGTCGTCCGGAGGCGGCGTCCTGGACGACCTGGACTACCTCTTCGGCCAGGCGGCGCGCGAGGAGCCGGACCGGCTGGAGGAGCTGGAGCGCCGCTTCTGGGCGCTCATGCGCATCATGGCGCGCAAGGGCCTGCTCACGAACGAGGAGTTCCGGCGCGAGCTGGACGACGAGGGCGGCGAGGGCTGA